A segment of the Fusarium musae strain F31 chromosome 2, whole genome shotgun sequence genome:
GCCTACTACTCCTAGCGGTGCTTCATCTTCGCATCTAATGTCTCCAATCGATCCCGCCAGATACAATGCTCCAGGATCCCAGCgcaccatctccaacaccCCGCTTGGCCTAGCTGATATCCGTCCCCGCGCCGACTCGAGCATGTCCGATGGCCCTGGAGCTTCTATAGGTTATGACGCCAATAGCGCTCAGCCGGGAACAAGCAATTACCTCGCGCCATGGGCCATTTACGCTTTCGACTGGTGCAAATGGCCTGCCCAGGGCAATGGGGCTGGCAAGCTGGCTGTGGGGAGCTACCTGGAAGATGGTCACAACTTTGTGCGTCTCACGTACAATTGATCATGTACAATCGCTGACTCTTTTAGATCCAAATCCTCGATAGCCATATTACGCCAACGCCACAAGACGTCTACACACCTGGCTCGTCTAAATATAGCCTCGAGTtcaccaaggctgctgaagctACCCACTCTTATCCTGTGACGCGGTTGCTATGGGAGCCTCCCTCGTCGCAGAAGCAGTCTACTGACCTGCTCGCGACTTCGGGCGACCACCTGCGATTGTGGTCTCTTCCCAACGAGAATCCTGCTACGCCTAGCAGCACCATCGGTCGTCGCGACAACCCTACCACCAAGTTGACGCCTCTCGCATTGCtctccaactccaagacTCCAGATCATACTGCGCCGCTCACATCCCTCGATTGGAACACCGTTTCTCCCAGCCTTATCATTACTTCCAGCATAGACACAACATGTACCATCTGGGATATTCCCTCACTTACGGCCAAGACCCAGCTTATTGCCCATGATAAAGAGGTTTATGATGTTAGGTTCTGCGCCAAGAGTGTGGATGTTTTTGTTAGCTGTGGTCAAGACGGCAGTGTCCGTATGTTTGATCTTCGAAGCTTGGAGCACTCTACAATTATTTACGAGCCCACGGGTAAAGAAGAGCGAGGTGAGGTGCCTGTCCAGTCCTCTTTCACCATATACTGACATTCATAGATCCCAATGGTGGACGCGTTAGTCCAACACTCGCTCAACAAACGATGGCGAATCCTCCTCCGCTGCTACGGCTTGCTACTTCACCTCACGATACTCATCTTCTCGCTACATTTGCTCAAGATTCCAATGCTATTCGAATTCTAGACGTGCGACAACCCGGCCAGGCTTTACTCGAGCTACGAGGTCATGGTGGAAACGTTAACTGCATCGAATGGTCGCCTCACCGACGAGGTATGCTTGCTTCAGGTGGTGACGACTGCCAAGTTCTTCTCTGGGATCTTTACAACTCCAACCAGCCGATGAACGGTACTCCTCAGCAGGAGAATCCCAGAAGCCCCGTTGCAAGCTGGCAATGCGATTACGAGATTGGCAACCTTGGCTGGGTGCCTCAACTACCTGGCTCCGAGTACGGCGAATGGCTCGGCGTCGGCGCAGGACGCGGTATCTGGGGAACACGAGTCGCATGAACAGGCAGTACTGAACCGACTTAAATCATTTGTAAAGCGTGGGTCAGAGCTTGCAGTTATGTTCCAGAAACGTTACTCGATTCATGTAAAGTGTGGCTGGTTAAATGGCATGGTCGTTGCATTCCGCAAAGCCTGGAGTTTTCATTAGGAGGTCTTTCGAAAGCCTGATTGGgggcatcttcaagatgccaGGATCAAAACTTTGGGCTGGTCGATATAAAATCACGAACTTATATCCTGGACACTTGCGCTTTATAGGACGTCTTGTGCATGAGGGGGAGTTTGAGCGGCCAGATTGAGTTCTAGCTTGTGCAAAGCCTGGGAATGGGGGGACATAGAGGGCGGCGCTGGTGGGAGTTAGCGTTGGAGTCGATatagatgatgagaagatatATGCAATATGATGACTATAACCAGATATCAATAAACCGTGGAGTGTTTGTATGTGAGTTAGTGGATCGCTGTCTGGTTGAATTCGGGGGACAGTCCTTCATGAGAACCATGAGAACTCGAGACTCGAAACGACCACGATACGACAAAGAAAAAGGCGACGGGCCAGTCACATTACAGCCCTTTGACGTTGATTCAACGTCTCTCTACCTTACGTTGAGTACATCTATATCGACGCCAGTTTAAGGCCACCTCAAGATTCACTAAGGCTAGGCCTTCATCGAGCTATGGCTCTATACTATCGCTATGGTATCTATGAGTCGTAGAAATAAGGCACACAATTCTACAAGACTTAACAGAAGAAACGGGCTTACCGCAAACTATTTCAACATGTTTCCCCGTCAAGTGATAAATTAATGACCTTCGAGGGACCCACCGTAATTCTGCACAAGTCGGGACCCACCAATTACACGGTTGTGCATTGCACAAGGCCCGGCATTTTGCCGTCTGAAGCTCTAACATTGACTTGAAAGTTGCTTGAacctctttctttatttatctttGTCATCCATCAAGCGCCTtttattcttcttctctcgcaTCGACGGCATTTATAACTTTCTTAATCTTACAACCTCCAGCGACCAGTCTCTCTCCAATTATCGCAGACACGCTTTGTGTCGCGCGGCTCACTCGCCACCATGTCCTCTCACGACCCTTCGCGCTTCGACGACtccgaagatgaggaagatttCAACCCAGCGCCCGCCGATATGTCCGACGAGGAGCAAGATGGCGACGACAAGAAGGCAAAGCGCGGGAGCAGTCCTGCGCCtcgcgatgatgacgatgacgaagatgagcgACCGTCAAAGTCGCGACAcgctgatgacgatggtgaggaggaagaagaggacgaggatgacaatCCCAAGCGTcgcgatgacgacgacgacgacgaagaagaagaagaggatgaggaagatgacgaggacgaggacgatgtcCAGCAGGTGAGCAGGCTCTGATTCTGCCAAGGCGCGTTGCCTGCCGGCCCTTCAAATACTGACCCCCTTTAGGGCCATCGCAGAAAGCGCAGAAAGGAACGAGGAGCGGCTttcttcgatatcgaagccgaagtcgacgatgaagacgaagccgaagatgacgagatgCTAGGTGAAGAGATAGGCGACTTTATCACAAACGACCATCCAGACGATATGGCCGAAACTGGTATTGACGATGACCGACGACATCGTGAGCTCGATCGCCGTCGTGAGATAGATTCAAGCATGGACGCCGAGAAACAGGCAGAGATCTTGCGGCAGCGATACGGTAATCGACGTTCTGGCAAGGGCTTCAGAGATGCATCGGTTGTTCCCAAGCGACTGCTCCTCCCTAGTGTGGACGATCCTAGCATTTGGGCTGTGCGATGTAAAGAAGGCAAGGAGCGAGAAGTTGTTTTCTCGATTATGAAGCGTATCGAAGAGAGGGCCGGCACTAAGGATGAGCTGGCCATCACTGCTGCGTTCGAGCGTGGAGGTACCGACTCTGTCATGAAGGGATTCGTCTACGTTGAAGCTCGCCGTCAAACCGACATTTTGAAGGGCTTGGACAGCATGATGAATGTGTATCCTCATTCAAAGATGGTTTTGGTCGATATCAAGGATATGCCTGAGCTGTTCCGCGTTTCCAAGACACCAAGTCTGGAGCCTGGAGCCTGGGTTCGTCTGCGAAGGCCCATGAAGCACAATGGTGATCTTGCTCAGGTCATTGATGTTACTGAAAACGGTCTTGAGGCTCGTGTTCGCTTCATTCCCAGATTGGACTATGGCATGCGAGACGACGCCTTCTCTTCAGTCACTGCCGATGGAAAGCGAAAGCGACCTTTCGGTATGGCTGGCCCTAAACCACCGCAGAGGCTCTTTAGCGAGGTTGAGGCCCGAAAGCGCCATCCTCGACATATCCAGGGAAACCCTACTGCCGGTACATGGACCTACATGGGTGACGAGTTTGAGAATGGCTTCCAGGTTAAGGACATCAAGATTCAACAACTTATTACTACCGATGTCAATCCTTCGCTAGAGGAAGTCACTAGATTCGCTTCAGGCGCTGAGGATGGCACTGAGAATCTTGATTTGAAGGCGCTGGCCCACAGTCTAAAGGACAGCAATGCCCTGGCTACGTACCTACCTGGCGATATTGTCGAGGTATACACTGGCGAGCAGAAGGGTGTTGTCGGAAAGGCGATGCGAGTTCATTCCGATGTCGTCTCGATCACTGTCACTGAGGGTGATCTTGTTGGCCAGGAAATCGACGTTCCTATCCGATCCCTTCGCAAGCGCTTCAAGATTGGTGATCACGTCAAGGTCATTGGTGGTAGCAAGTTCCGCGACGAGGTCGGAATGGTTGTCAACATCAAGGACGACCAAGTCACTCTTCTGACAGATCAGACCAACTCTGAAGTCACTGTCTTTAGCAAGGATTTGCGTGAAGCTAGTGATATCGGTGGTCAAGGATCACTAGGTCAATACTCTCTTCATGATCTGGTGCAACTTGATCCTACGACTGTGGGATGTGTTGTCAAGGTTGATCGCGAGTCGCTCGTTGTTCTTGACCAATTTGGAGACACTCGCCAGGTTATGCCATCCCAGATTGCCAACAAACTTCCAAAACGAAAGACTGCTGTTGCCGCTGACCGCAGTGGCTCTGAGATCAGACTTGAAGATGTAGTCAAGGAGTACACAGGCCAACAACGACAGGGTAAAATTATTCACATTCATCGCTCGTATGTCTTCCTACACACCAACGATAGCAAGGAGAACGCTGGTGTCTTTGTCACCAGGGCCAGTATGGTCAACACTGTCGCGGCCAAGGGAGGTCGTGTCGCTGCTGCATCCTCTGGACCTGACCTGACAGCGATGAATCCAGCACTCAAGCTTCACAAGAACGGAGCAGAAAACAAGCCCGTGCAACAACCCAGATCATTTGGCCGAGATAAGGCAATTGAACAGACTGTTATTATCAGGAAGGGAGCCTATAAAGGTCTTTTGGGTATTGTCAAGGATACAACAGACACCCACGCCCGGGTCGAGCTTCATACGAAGAGCAAGACTATTACGGTGCCCAAGGATAGTCTGAGCTTCAAGAACAAGCTGACTGGAGCTACAATTGACATCGCTAGCCGGGGAGGCCGTGGTGGatatggtggtggtgctggacggggaggtggtggtgatcgTGTGCCAGGATGGCAGGGCGGTTCTCGCACACCTATGGCAGGTAGTGGCTCAGACAGAGTGCCTGCTTGGGGATCACGAAGTAAGTTTCTTTGCAATTGGTTGGTTTTGACATACTAACAACACGTAGCACCCGCAGCTGCAAGCGGACGCACACCCGCTTGGAAGGCTCCAGATATGTCCGGAGCCCGAACTCCCGCGTGGGCCGATGGTTCACGAACCGTCAATCCTTACGACGGCAACCGTACTGCTTATGGCTCTGGTGGACGTACACCTGCCTGGCAGGCCGGTGGAAGGACTCCTGCTCCTGGCGATGCTTTCGGTGCTGGCTCACGTACGCCTGCATATGGCGGTGGTGGAGACAGCTGGGGCTCAGGATCCAAGACTCCTGCTTGGGGAGTATCTGCGCCAACTCCTGGAGCTAGTGGAAACGACTCATGGGGAGGTTCAGGCGCTTACGATGCCCCTACACCCGGTGTTGGTCTCGGTGCCCCAACTCCTGGTGCGTTGAGTGCTCCTACACCTGGTGCCTACTCAGCACCGACTCCCGCTGCCATCAGCGCACCTACACCAGGAGCTTCATGGCAAGGTGGATGGGGAGCAGACTCGGCTCCTACTCCTGCGGCTGGTGCTCCCACGCCTGGTTATTATGGTGCTCCTACGCCGGCAGCATATGCTCCCCCGGAGACTCCCGCCGCCACTGGTCCTCGATACACTGATGACGATTGATGGAGAGGGGAGCTATAGTAAGAAGATAAGGCATAGGCTGGCAGTTCATGGGTTTGCAAAAGGCGTTTTGGAAGATTAAATATTGTATAATCAAAAACTATAGCAGAACGCTGGTCAACATTGAAGATTCGAAGTGAGATTAGAACTTTGAGTGAGCTCCAATTGAGTTGACTGTTGATATGAGAATTTGGCTGCCAAAATGTCGATCGAACTTTGGTGTTGTGAGATTTTGAGCCAAAGCTATGGCTTTATCGATAAGgacttggtgatgttttCCCACTTGAATTCGCGAATCTTGAACTTCAAGCAACTTTACGACACTCCAACACGACCAATTGCGCTCAAGTCGCACATTTATTTTCGCAGAAATAATGTCATTGCGAATTGCGCCTCGAAAAGTGGCATCAAGTGCCCTCCCTCGAACCTCGCGCCTCGAATGTCCTCTCCTCCGCCATCGCACCTCAAAATGCGCATTCTCAACGTCACGACCCTCCAGCCGCCGACAACAAATTCCAAGCGCAGTTGACTCTGCTAAACCTGGGGAAAAGCCCGCCAAGACTACCATAACCCTGACAACATCCGAGCAGTCTGCAGAAAACGCAAAGAGTATGCTCGAAAAGGCTACAAGACTGGcacaagaacgagaagagaAACTACGACAGGCACGAGCAGCACGACTAGGGAAGCTTTCTACAAATTCAGAGAAGAGGCAAGATCCAAGGGATAATCTGGCGTCCAGTgagagaagggaaaaggCAAGGCAGGCTGAGGAGAGATCGAACacggctgaggagaagaagaggactgGATTGACgaaggaagagagggagaaggcGGAGAAGGAAGATTACAATAGGAGACACAAACAGCTAGAGAGATTCTGGCTGAAGTTCATGGTCGGGATGCCGAttgtgttggttgttggttatGAGCTGTTCCAAAGGCGTCAGTTATTCCGTTTGTTGCCGAGAGATGCGCTAACATGGTGTAGTTGTTATGGGGAAAGAACAAAAGGTCATGCCGTATAAACAGGCCAAGATCAAtagagagagggaggagagagagaggcttGCGAGGGAGAGTGCTGGGAGTGTAGGGACGGAATGAGCGAGGAGTGTGATGGGGATTTACGGCTCGGGGGGGAGTCAAAGAAGCTCTCAGCCGGGGCTGCGGGAAGCTGAACGGTTCTAGGGTATGTATTGTTGTGATCTAACGTGTACGATATGTTGGATGTTGAAAGAAAGACACGAAAAAGCAAGACGCCACGGCTAGAAAGGTGGTGTTATGGCATGGACGTTAATATCCGTCTGACAGCGGATGCCAAGTTCGAAGCGGGAATAATGACATTGGCCAatgctcttttctttgtcgtCACCACTACGATAGAAGTTTTGGGAAGTTGGCTTCACAACTGGCTCAGGGGATCGATCAGGGACAAGTAAATGGTTGCCCAAGTCATAGTGTATATATCATATGTCCATCTAACATAGACACAAAAAAGTAACAAGTAATTACATAAAAATGCTAACGTTCAAAGTCGTAGAATATGAAAAGAATGTTTTTCTCCGACTCCTCCCCCCAAACCCATATTCTATCCGTTTTCCAATCATGAGCAGTGCTTACTTGGACTGCTGGCACTTGAAGCAATCCTGCTCGTAGAACTGGACCCAAGAAGTGCTCTTCTTATTGATCTTTCCACCCTTGTACAGCTTACACTTGGCAGCGCTGTTGTAGAACGCAGGCTGGTAGCTAAAGTACTTGCACTCCTTTCCATAGTCAATACAGCTCTTGGCACAGTTCTCAAGGCACGACGCATCGCCCGCAACATTGATCTTATCCTCCTGGCAGATCTCACCGCGCGTTCCGCAGTGCGTGTCCTTGGCGCACTTCTCAAACGCAGGGACGTACTTGGAGCACGTAGCAGGCGGTGTAGGCGTAGGAGTGTTGGAACATGTGTAGCAGGTATCGAGGTCGTAGAACTTGACGCCCGTGTTGCAGGGGGTGAAGCTGAGCTGGGAGAGGGGTGCGGAGTAGAGCTGGCAGTAACCGCCGGTGCTGCGGAACTTGGGGCTGTAGGAGAAGGTCTTGCAGGTGAGGGTTGTGCCGCAGAGCTTGCCGCAGGCGTTGACGTCGGTGACGGATGTGGCCTGGCCGAGCTTCTGGGCGGAGCGGCAGGAGaccttgccttgcttgcCGCAGGTTGAGGGGGCGTTGGGGAGGGGGATGTAGTTGGTGCAGACGGGGGCTTCGGTGGTTGTGGTGGGAGCTTCGGTGGTGGACTGAGCTTCGGTTGTGGTGGTTGTAGGAGCCTCAGTGGTAGACGCAGCTTCAGTGGTAGACGCAGCCTCAATAGTGGTGGTTGAAGCAGCGCCAGCTTCAGTTGTAGTGGTTGAACCCTCACCAGCCTCGGTGGTGGTTGTAGAagcaacaacagcttcagtggtggtggtggaacCCTCACCGGCCTCAGTAGTAGTGGTAGCAGTAgtctcaacagcagcctcagtTGTCGTGGTAGATGCAGCAGCCTCAGTGGTGGTAGTAGCCTGAGCACAACCAGCATAGCAGACCTCAAAGTCGTAGAACTCAGACTCCTCAGCAGAAGCACAGCTGTCGATCTGCAGCTGGCTCACAGTGAGACCCCAGAAAGTGCAAGTGTTGGCAGAAGCCTTGTAAGCAAAGGACTTGCAGCCAGAAATCTCGCTACACTTGGCGGCACAGTCGTTGGCGCTGGTACCAGGGCTGTCGTTGAGAGAGTCCTTGTTAGACTTACCCTTGACGGCGCAGTTTGCGGCGGGAGGGTTGGGGACGGGAGTGTAGCCGGTGCAGACGGAGTCAGTGGTGGTGGAAGCAGCTTCAGTGGTTGTAGATCCAGCACCAGCTTCAGTGGTGGTAGTAGCGGTGGTATCAACACCAGCGGCTGTGGTAGTGGTAGTGTCAGAACCGGCCTCGGTGGTAGTGGTACCAGATCCAGCCTCAGTAGTGGTTGTAGATCCAACAGCTTCGGTGGTAGTACCAGTCTCTGAGCCAGTCTCGGTCGTAGTAGTTCCGGCCTCAGTGCTAGTGGtatcaacaccagcagcagTGGTGGTAGTAGCACTACCTTCATCACAAGAGTAGCAAGCATCCAGATCGTTAAACTCCCACACAGGAAGGCCACTGCGGTTGATGCCCAGGCTGCTAACAGTAGTGCTATAGACATAGCAGGTGTTGGACCCATCCAAGGCGAAGGAGCGACACTTATCGTTGGGGTGAAGGGCATCATGGTAGTTAGCACACTTAAGGGCACAGTCGTTGGCGCTGGCGGTGTTGCCGTAGGTCGCGAGTTGACTCATGACGGCGCCCGCACTTGCAGAGCCCCTAACGTTGCAGTTGTTGTAAGGAGGGTTGGCAATTTGTGTGTATGCTGTGCAGCCGGCCGAGGTTGTAGTTGTGGCAGCGGCTGTTGTTGTGTCTGTGTTGGCTGTGAGGGTCTCGGTAGCTGAGGTCTCGGTGGTAGCGCCAGGACCAGTTGTGGTCCCGGTCTGAGAGCCAGTGGCTGAGGTCTCAGTGTCGGTTGTGCCCGTAGCATGGGCTGTACCAGAGGTCTCGGTCTCAGATCCTGTGGCAGTTGTTGTTCCAGTCTCAGAACCAGTAGCTGaagtctctgtctctgagCCGGTAGCAGTAGTGGTTCCAGCTGAAGCAGTGCCAGTAGTCTCGGTAGCAGAACCAGTAGAGGAGGTCTCAGTCTCATATGAAGTAGTCTGAGATCCAGTGGCAGTCTCAGTACCAGAGGTAGTTGTGCCCTCACCACATCCGAAGCAAAGGTCGAGGTCATAGAAGTGGCTAGCATCAGAGCCCTCGTTGAACGTATATCCGAGTGAAGAAACGGGGGCATTGTACAGGGTACAAGAAGTATCCTTGATTGAGAAAGACTTGCAGCCAACAGTCATACCACAAGTGTTACCACACGCAGCGTAGTCGGTAACAGTGATAGGAGATCCAATGACCTTGTCAGCGCAGTTGGGTGCAACACCAGTCTTGCCGCAATCAGCGGGGATGATCTCAGTGTAAGGAGTGTAGTGAGAACAAGCAGCCtcagtggtggtggtagcaGCAGTCTCAGTAGTAACAGTGGAAGAAAGAATGTCGGTTGAGCCAGAAGTAGTCACAACGGCAGCGGTTGAACCACTCGTTGTGACGGGCTTGGGCTTACAAGGGCTGGCGTCGGCCACGGCCAGAGCAGCCAAGATGGCTGCAAAGACCTTTGAGGAAGGCATTGTGGAGGGAAATGGGTATTAAGCTATTGCAGTAGATGTAACGATTGTAAGTGAGAATAAAAGATCCTCGtgtagtgagtgagtggaaTGTAGTTGgtatcaagtcaagtcaaaagAGTGACGGGGTAATATgcacagcaacagcaagaaaagaaagagagtgTTGTTACCGCTGAAGAACAGTCACAAAAGCGAACGAACGTACGACAGCCGGATATATAAAGAGTCCTGCATCGAATTCTTGGCTTAATTACCGATCCGTCCACCTCCATCGCCGCTGGCACGATCCATCCAGCAAGCGAAGTCACTTGGGCGCCAAAGATCCTCAAAGTGCGCCGTACCGTTGTAGCCATCTTCTAAATCTGGACGTGACCCGGGTGAAGCTATCACGGTTCGGGGATGGGAGAATCGATAGCTTGCGGTGTTGTGGTGGGGAGGAGGGTGGCTAGTCAGGGGTGCAGACCGTTTGGTGGCGCTTTGGTTCATAATCGCTACGGGAAATAAAATGAAACATACAGGTAAGGGTTGCTAGGATGGGGTTTTGTTAGGGCAGAGTACGGAGAGTAATAACCCTAAGCAGTTGTGGTTTTGGTGATAGGAGGGAGTGTCTCGGTGAGTGGGAGACGTGCCGGTTCATGAAACGTGAGACTAGATGGCAGGTGAAGGTATCGAGATATTAGCGAGGTTCCTCATCTTTGCGGATGATaggatgaatgaatgtcACTGACAATGAGAGTGTTGTTTGAAGGCATTCTCCAAATCCCATGCCCATCAACCGCCTCATAACGCCACCACCATCCACAACACTGATccctcatcaccaactcaCGCCCTCAAAGAAGCCGACAAACAATGACGTCTACCAACAATCTTGGTCAATGCCGACAATCCGACCTTCAAGCCCTCACTTCACCGTCTACCGTAACAGCAGACATGACCAGCTGAACTACGGATCTGGCCTAACAAATGCACCCCAGTCAACCACCTTCTTAGCGCCACTGTAATTTAAACCACTTTTCGCGCCGTGGCGTCGAGAAAGGGGAGGGACTGCGTACGCCTCCTTTTGCTGTCAGAGCAGTTCGTATCGGATCTATTGAGAAACTATCGAcggatgagatgattgataGATCGTGGAGTTTTTAGGAGAAAAGCCTCCGTCGCGATTGTCATTTTGTACTCggccgagatgatgatgtgttGGAGAGGTTCAATGGGTGTAAGTGAGTGAGACCCGCAGAATGTTTCTTCGTTTAAATTGTTTTGTTTGTAACAAAACGCAGGTACCAGATGAAATCGCATGTTCATTTCTTGGCAGGGGAAACACTCAGACCCTCAACTCACAAAGGCTCACTCTCATCACATGGAGAGTCACAGTTCTCTCGGCGTTGTCGTCGTCCGAGAAAACATGGCTTGACATGGTCTCGTTTCAACTAACGCTTACTCCACCGACGTCAGCCTGAGCTAACTCCACTAAGAATggcttctttcctttttttctttctggtACTTTAGAAGATAAAGAACATTTAAAAAAAACGTGGTGGGTGGGACACACGAATAGCGGAATAAGGCTAGACAATGTTCATGTTTGCGAGCTAGAACGATTTGACCCATAACGTAATCTTACGATGAGCCGATAAGGGCTTGGCAGAGCGATTGCGGACCCGAGAATTTGGAACACTGTGGAAGTGGAAGACGAAGTGGAAGAAGTGGAGGCTGAGGGCATTCAGAGTTTGTGCATACGAAAGAGACGGTAACCGAGGTTTGCTTCACTGTAATATTTACCCTAAAATTAGGGTATTATGATGAGTTTATACAACTCTTGTCTACGTTTAGGACCAGATCTCTATCTAAGTATTGAAGATATGTTCTTTTGTGATCTCTATCTAGGATGTCTCGGACTTGAGTGAtcggcatcttcatctgcaatGCACATCAACCGTTTCTTCCGAATTCCGATCTCCCTAAGAATACCCTAGCTTCGTGATCGTCGTCCCATCCTCCAAAACACACGTCTCCTCCTGCAATCTCATGCCCCTCCACCTCGGCACCGCCCTCGTCCAGAGATACCAATACCCTACACCACCCACAAGAATAACCCACGAAAACACCGCATACAGCGCGTAAAACACTTGCCCCTCGTAGTCAGGCGGTCTAAAGAACGGGGCCGCTATTAAAGCGCAGCTCATCGCTATCCTAATACTCACCGCGGGCATCCACGCTTTGAACGGTCGCTTGAGGTCTGGACGTTGGAAGCGGAGCTTTACGAGGCCGATTGCTACGGCTAGCCCGATGAGCTGCGCGGCGTATCCGtcgatgtcgaggatgagaGAGTAAATCGAATCAGAGGGGGGCAGGATCATGACGAGGAATGAGGGGATGTAGTGGATTACGAAGCCGCCCATGGGAGAGTTGAACGGtcgggaggaggagaggagggatGAGTATGGGAGGAAGCCTTGTCTTGCGATTTCTTGCTTCATTCGTGCCTATTACAGTTAGTTGATGCTTTATGGAAATGGGATGGACTTACCAGTGCGAAAGCGACGACCATGACATTTCCGACTGACGATAATGCCACAGCGGTTGGGAGCACAACTCTTCCAAACTTCTCCCCAAACAACCTCTCAAAGAACAAAGCGGCAATGAGCTCACCACTCCCTCTAATCTCTTCAATCGGCACGACCAAAAAGTACGCAATGTTAACAAGCATGTACAATCCACACGCCGTCCCCAGTGCTGTCAGCGCAACAGACCTCAACGTCCTCACAGGCTGCTTGACTTCATTCATAACATTCGCAGCATTGTCCAACCCCGCGAATGAATAAAACACCTTGAAAAGACTCGTTGCAATAACGCCCCAGTTCCAGCTCGTCTCTTCCCAAAGATGTTCCCACGCAAGTTGGTGCGTAAGCGGTGCCGTGCTTGTGTCGGGACGGAAGATGACGACGTAGAAGCCCGAGAGGATCATAaagacgatgatgccgaTTTTGATCCAGCCCAGCACATCCTGTATCTTGACGCCTGCTTTGGGGAAAACGCTGTGTGTGATGCAAACGAACGTGAGAAGTCCAACGGCAAGACTCTTGCTCAACACATCCGTCGCTTCTACTCCCAGCGCAAACAACGCgtatttactaaaaataatgCAATTACTCGCCGTGAATCCCAGAAGCACAGCATACATCGCAAACAGCGTAGACGCAAGTAATCGCGGTCGCCGATACGCAAACTCAAGGTACACTTTATCGCCTCCCGACCGAGGAAGCATACATCCAAACTCGAGCGATACCGCAAGACCACAAGCTGCGATAAACGCGCCGATTATCCATAGCGATAGCGATAGTCCTGCGCTCCCGACGGCTTGAACGATTGTTCCCGGCGTCGCAAAGATACCGCT
Coding sequences within it:
- a CDS encoding hypothetical protein (EggNog:ENOG41), whose amino-acid sequence is MPSSKVFAAILAALAVADASPCKPKPVTTSGSTAAVVTTSGSTDILSSTVTTETAATTTTEAACSHYTPYTEIIPADCGKTGVAPNCADKVIGSPITVTDYAACGNTCGMTVGCKSFSIKDTSCTLYNAPVSSLGYTFNEGSDASHFYDLDLCFGCGEGTTTSGTETATGSQTTSYETETSSTGSATETTGTASAGTTTATGSETETSATGSETGTTTATGSETETSGTAHATGTTDTETSATGSQTGTTTGPGATTETSATETLTANTDTTTAAATTTTSAGCTAYTQIANPPYNNCNVRGSASAGAVMSQLATYGNTASANDCALKCANYHDALHPNDKCRSFALDGSNTCYVYSTTVSSLGINRSGLPVWEFNDLDACYSCDEGSATTTTAAGVDTTSTEAGTTTTETGSETGTTTEAVGSTTTTEAGSGTTTTEAGSDTTTTTAAGVDTTATTTTEAGAGSTTTEAASTTTDSVCTGYTPVPNPPAANCAVKGKSNKDSLNDSPGTSANDCAAKCSEISGCKSFAYKASANTCTFWGLTVSQLQIDSCASAEESEFYDFEVCYAGCAQATTTTEAAASTTTTEAAVETTATTTTEAGEGSTTTTEAVVASTTTTEAGEGSTTTTEAGAASTTTIEAASTTEAASTTEAPTTTTTEAQSTTEAPTTTTEAPVCTNYIPLPNAPSTCGKQGKVSCRSAQKLGQATSVTDVNACGKLCGTTLTCKTFSYSPKFRSTGGYCQLYSAPLSQLSFTPCNTGVKFYDLDTCYTCSNTPTPTPPATCSKYVPAFEKCAKDTHCGTRGEICQEDKINVAGDASCLENCAKSCIDYGKECKYFSYQPAFYNSAAKCKLYKGGKINKKSTSWVQFYEQDCFKCQQSK
- a CDS encoding hypothetical protein (EggNog:ENOG41), translating into MADSSNAPLLQSRSSYGSTDKTSSHHDSEAAGEIHPSRDVEDDVLPETSTIGRNLSWQSAYILVISRVVGSGIFATPGTIVQAVGSAGLSLSLWIIGAFIAACGLAVSLEFGCMLPRSGGDKVYLEFAYRRPRLLASTLFAIKYALFALGVEATDVLSKSLAVGLLTFVCITHSVFPKAGVKIQDVLGWIKIGIIVFMILSGFYVVIFRPDTSTAPLTHQLAWEHLWEETSWNWGVIATSLFKVFYSFAGLDNAANVMNEVKQPVRTLRSVALTALGTACGLYMLVNIAYFLVVPIEEIRGSGELIAALFFERLFGEKFGRVVLPTAVALSSVGNVMVVAFALARMKQEIARQGFLPYSSLLSSSRPFNSPMGGFVIHYIPSFLVMILPPSDSIYSLILDIDGYAAQLIGLAVAIGLVKLRFQRPDLKRPFKAWMPATA